One window from the genome of Eublepharis macularius isolate TG4126 chromosome 15, MPM_Emac_v1.0, whole genome shotgun sequence encodes:
- the DNAJC8 gene encoding dnaJ homolog subfamily C member 8: MAAPGEREAGGAAEEAFLTFYTEVKQIEKRDSVLTSKNQIERLTRPGASYFNLNPFEVLQLDPEVTDEEIKKRFRQLSILVHPDKNQDDAERAQKAFEAVDKAYKLLLDQEQKKRALDVIQAGKEYVEHIVKEKKKQLKKEGKPTNVEEDDQEVFKQAVYKQTMKLFAELEIKRKEREAKEMHERKRQREEEIEAQEKAKREREWQKNFEESRDGRVDSWRNFQANTKGKKEKKNRTFLRPPKVKMEQRE; this comes from the exons ATGGCGGCTCCTGGCGAGCGAGAGGCGGGTGGCGCTGCGGAGGAAGCGTTCCTCACCTTCTACACCGAG GTGAAGCAAATAGAGAAACGAGATTCTGTTTTAACATCCAAAAACCAGATTGAGAGACTTACCAGGCCCGGAGCATCCTATTTCAACCTGAATCCATTTGAG GTATTGCAGTTGGATCCTGAAGTTACAGATGAAGAAATAAAGAAGAGATTCCGTCAG TTATCCATATTGGTGCATCCTGACAAAAACCAAGATGATGCTGAAAGAGCCCAGAAGGCATTTGAAG CTGTTGACAAAGCATACAAGCTGCTGCTGGACCAGGAGCAGAAGAAGCGAGCCTTGGACGTAATTCAAGCGGGGAAAGAATACGTGGAGCACATT gtgaaagagaaaaagaaacaattaaagaAAGAAGGCAAGCCAACCAACGTCGAGGAAGATGATCAAGAAGTA TTCAAGCAAGCTGTCTACAAGCAGACAATGAAGCTCTTTGCGGAACTGGAAAtcaaaaggaaagagagagaagccaaaGAAATGCACGAAAG GAAGcggcagagagaagaggaaattgaggCACAAGAGAAGGCCAAGCGGGAGCGTGAGTGGCAGAAGAACTTTGAG GAAAGCCGAGATGGCCGTGTTGACAGCTGGAGGAATTTCCAGGCAAATACAAAagggaagaaagagaagaaaaacaggACCTTTTTGAGGCCTCCGAAAGTGAAGATGGAGCAGCGTGAATGA
- the ATP5IF1 gene encoding ATPase inhibitor, mitochondrial, translating to MAAVGLVLRSGLRGALALPNQQRVWNSGSSSGSGPASDQLGELGKGVGKGGGGGGAVREAGGAFGKREAAMEERYFREKEREQLANLRKHHEEEISHHKKEIDRLQKEIERHKYKIKKLDDD from the exons ATGGCTGCGGTGGGGCTGGTGCTGAGGAGCGGCTTGCGTGGGGCCCTGGCGCTGCCGAATCAACAGCGGGTCTGGAACTCGGGCTCCAGCTCCGGTTCCGGACCCGCCTCCGACCAG CTAGGGGAGCTGGGCAAAGGCGTCGGGAAAGGCGGTGGTGGAGGCGGGGCGGTCCGTGAGGCTGGTGGCGCCTTCGGGAAACGAGAGGCGGCCATGGAAGAGCGCTATTTCAG ggagaaagagagagaacagttGGCTAATCTGAGAAAACACCATGAAGAGGAAATAAGTCACCACAAGAAAGAAATAGACCGTCTGCAGAAGGAAATTGAACGTCATAAGTACAAGATCAAGAAACTTGATGATGATTAA
- the HNRNPR gene encoding heterogeneous nuclear ribonucleoprotein R isoform X2 has product MRGGKRRSARHLQPLLPPPRRAGPAPHNKMANQVNGNAVQLKEEEEPMDTSSVTHTEHYKTLIEAGLPQKVAERLDEIFQTGLVAYVDLDERAIDALREFNEEGALSVLQQFKESDLSHVQNKSAFLCGVMKTYRQREKQGSKVQESTKGPDEAKIKALLERTGYTLDVTTGQRKYGGPPPDTVYSGSQPGIGTEVFVGKIPRDLYEDELVPLFEKAGPIWDLRLMMDPLSGQNRGYAFITFCSKDAAQEAVKLCDNYEIRPGKHLGVCISVANNRLFVGSIPKNKTKENILEEFSKVTEGLVDVILYHQPDDKKKNRGFCFLEYEDHKSAAQARRRLMSGKVKVWGNIVTVEWADPVEEPDPEVMAKVKVLFVRNLATTVTEELLEKSFSEFGKLERVKKLKDYAFVHFEDRGAAVKAMNEMNGKEIEGEEIEIVLAKPPDKKRKERQAARQASRSTAYEDYYYYPPPRMPPPIRGRGRGGRGGYGYPPDYYGYEDYYDDYYGYDYHDYRGGYEDPYYGYDDGYAIRGRGGGRGGRGAPPPPRGRGAPPPRGRAGYSQRGAPMGPPRGARGGRGGPAQQQRGRGARGARGNRGGNVGGKRKADGYNQPDSKRRQTNNQQNWGSQPIAQQPLQQGGDYAGNYGYNNDNQEFYQDTYGQQWK; this is encoded by the exons atgaggggagggaagaggaggagcgcGCGCCATTTGCAGCCGCTGCTCCCGCCGCCCCGCCGCGCAGGTCCCGCTCCG CATAATAAAATGGCTAATCAGGTGAATGGTAATGCGGTACAgttaaaagaagaggaagaaccaATGGATACTTCCAGTGTAACTCACACAGAACACTACAAGACACTGATAGAGGCAGGCCTTCCCCAGAAGGTGGCAGAGAGACTTGATGAAATATTTCAGACAG gaTTGGTAGCTTATGTTGATCTTGATGAGAGAGCGATAGATGCTCTTAGAGAATTTAACGAAGAAGGAGCCCTCTCTGTATTACAGCAGTTTAAGGAAAGTGACCTGTCGCATGTACAG AACAAAAGTGCATTTTTATGTGGAGTTATGAAGACctacagacagagagagaaacaaggaAGTAAAGTTCAAGAGTCAACAAAGGGACCAGATGAAGCGAAGATTAAG gcTTTGCTGGAGAGAACGGGCTATACTTTGGATGTGACCACAGGGCAAAGGAAATATGGCGGCCCTCCTCCAGATACTGTCTACTCTGGTTCCCAGCCCGGCATTGGCACAGAG GTTTTTGTTGGCAAAATCCCCAGGGACTTATATGAGGATGAATTGGTGCCTCTGTTTGAGAAAGCGGGCCCAATTTGGGACTTGCGGCTCATGATGGATCCCCTTTCTGGTCAGAACAGAGGCTACGCTTTCATCACTTTCTGCAGCAAGGATGCAGCACAAGAAGCTGTCAAGTTG TGTGACAACTACGAAATCCGTCCTGGCAAACACCTTGGTGTATGCATCTCCGTGGCAAACAATAGACTGTTTGTTGGATCGATTCCAAAAAACAAGACCAAGGAAAACATACTAGAAGAGTTCAGTAAAGTAACAG AGGGTTTGGTGGATGTCATCTTGTATCATCAACCTGACGATAAAAAGAAGAATCGTGGATTCTGCTTCCTGGAATACGAGGATCACAAATCAGCAGCTCAAGCTCGGCGTCGGCTGATGAGCGGGAAAGTAAAGGTCTGGGGAAATATTGTTACTGTGGAATGGGCTGATCCAGTCGAGGAACCTGATCCAGAAGTCATGGCAAAG GTGAAAGTTCTCTTTGTGAGAAATTTGGCCACTACAGTAACAGAGGAGTTACTGGAGAAATCCTTTTCAGAGTTTGGAAAGCTGGAAAGAGTGAAGAAACTAAAAGACTATGCTTTTGTCCATTTTGAGGATAGGGGGGCAGCTGTCAAG GCTATGAATGAAATGAATGGAAAAGAGATAGAGGGGGAAGAAATTGAAATAGTGTTAGCCAAGCCTCCagataaaaaaaggaaagaacgTCAGGCCGCCAGACAAGCCTCCAGAAGTACTGC GTATGAAGATTACTATTACTATCCTCCCCCTCGTATGCCACCACCTATTAGGGGGCGAGGTCGTGGAGGGAGAGGCGGCTATGGCTATCCCCCAGATTACTATGGCTACGAAGATTATTATGATGATTATTATGGCTATGACTATCACGACTACCGTGGTGGCTATGAAGACCCTTACTACGGATACGATGATGGCTATGCTataagaggaagaggaggaggaaggggtggGCGAGGCGCACCTCCACCACCTAGGGGGCGGGGAGCTCCACCACCCAGAGGTAGAGCTGGCTATTCCCAGAGGGGGGCACCAATGGGACCGCCAAGAGGAGCCCGGGGTGGGAGAGGGGGTCCCGCCCAGCAACAGAGAGGACGTGGTGCTCGCGGAGCCAGGGGCAACCGTGGGGGCAACGTGGGAGGCAAGAGAAAGGCAGACGGGTACAACCAGCCTGATTCCAAGCGCCGGCAGACCAACAACCAGCAGAACTGGGGCTCTCAGCCTATCGCCCAGCAGCCGCTTCAGCAAGGTGGTGACTATGCCGGTAACTATGGTTACAATAATGACAACCAGGAATTTTATCAGGATACTTACGGGCAACAGTGGAAGTAA
- the HNRNPR gene encoding heterogeneous nuclear ribonucleoprotein R isoform X1 translates to MRGGKRRSARHLQPLLPPPRRAGPAPQHNKMANQVNGNAVQLKEEEEPMDTSSVTHTEHYKTLIEAGLPQKVAERLDEIFQTGLVAYVDLDERAIDALREFNEEGALSVLQQFKESDLSHVQNKSAFLCGVMKTYRQREKQGSKVQESTKGPDEAKIKALLERTGYTLDVTTGQRKYGGPPPDTVYSGSQPGIGTEVFVGKIPRDLYEDELVPLFEKAGPIWDLRLMMDPLSGQNRGYAFITFCSKDAAQEAVKLCDNYEIRPGKHLGVCISVANNRLFVGSIPKNKTKENILEEFSKVTEGLVDVILYHQPDDKKKNRGFCFLEYEDHKSAAQARRRLMSGKVKVWGNIVTVEWADPVEEPDPEVMAKVKVLFVRNLATTVTEELLEKSFSEFGKLERVKKLKDYAFVHFEDRGAAVKAMNEMNGKEIEGEEIEIVLAKPPDKKRKERQAARQASRSTAYEDYYYYPPPRMPPPIRGRGRGGRGGYGYPPDYYGYEDYYDDYYGYDYHDYRGGYEDPYYGYDDGYAIRGRGGGRGGRGAPPPPRGRGAPPPRGRAGYSQRGAPMGPPRGARGGRGGPAQQQRGRGARGARGNRGGNVGGKRKADGYNQPDSKRRQTNNQQNWGSQPIAQQPLQQGGDYAGNYGYNNDNQEFYQDTYGQQWK, encoded by the exons atgaggggagggaagaggaggagcgcGCGCCATTTGCAGCCGCTGCTCCCGCCGCCCCGCCGCGCAGGTCCCGCTCCG CAGCATAATAAAATGGCTAATCAGGTGAATGGTAATGCGGTACAgttaaaagaagaggaagaaccaATGGATACTTCCAGTGTAACTCACACAGAACACTACAAGACACTGATAGAGGCAGGCCTTCCCCAGAAGGTGGCAGAGAGACTTGATGAAATATTTCAGACAG gaTTGGTAGCTTATGTTGATCTTGATGAGAGAGCGATAGATGCTCTTAGAGAATTTAACGAAGAAGGAGCCCTCTCTGTATTACAGCAGTTTAAGGAAAGTGACCTGTCGCATGTACAG AACAAAAGTGCATTTTTATGTGGAGTTATGAAGACctacagacagagagagaaacaaggaAGTAAAGTTCAAGAGTCAACAAAGGGACCAGATGAAGCGAAGATTAAG gcTTTGCTGGAGAGAACGGGCTATACTTTGGATGTGACCACAGGGCAAAGGAAATATGGCGGCCCTCCTCCAGATACTGTCTACTCTGGTTCCCAGCCCGGCATTGGCACAGAG GTTTTTGTTGGCAAAATCCCCAGGGACTTATATGAGGATGAATTGGTGCCTCTGTTTGAGAAAGCGGGCCCAATTTGGGACTTGCGGCTCATGATGGATCCCCTTTCTGGTCAGAACAGAGGCTACGCTTTCATCACTTTCTGCAGCAAGGATGCAGCACAAGAAGCTGTCAAGTTG TGTGACAACTACGAAATCCGTCCTGGCAAACACCTTGGTGTATGCATCTCCGTGGCAAACAATAGACTGTTTGTTGGATCGATTCCAAAAAACAAGACCAAGGAAAACATACTAGAAGAGTTCAGTAAAGTAACAG AGGGTTTGGTGGATGTCATCTTGTATCATCAACCTGACGATAAAAAGAAGAATCGTGGATTCTGCTTCCTGGAATACGAGGATCACAAATCAGCAGCTCAAGCTCGGCGTCGGCTGATGAGCGGGAAAGTAAAGGTCTGGGGAAATATTGTTACTGTGGAATGGGCTGATCCAGTCGAGGAACCTGATCCAGAAGTCATGGCAAAG GTGAAAGTTCTCTTTGTGAGAAATTTGGCCACTACAGTAACAGAGGAGTTACTGGAGAAATCCTTTTCAGAGTTTGGAAAGCTGGAAAGAGTGAAGAAACTAAAAGACTATGCTTTTGTCCATTTTGAGGATAGGGGGGCAGCTGTCAAG GCTATGAATGAAATGAATGGAAAAGAGATAGAGGGGGAAGAAATTGAAATAGTGTTAGCCAAGCCTCCagataaaaaaaggaaagaacgTCAGGCCGCCAGACAAGCCTCCAGAAGTACTGC GTATGAAGATTACTATTACTATCCTCCCCCTCGTATGCCACCACCTATTAGGGGGCGAGGTCGTGGAGGGAGAGGCGGCTATGGCTATCCCCCAGATTACTATGGCTACGAAGATTATTATGATGATTATTATGGCTATGACTATCACGACTACCGTGGTGGCTATGAAGACCCTTACTACGGATACGATGATGGCTATGCTataagaggaagaggaggaggaaggggtggGCGAGGCGCACCTCCACCACCTAGGGGGCGGGGAGCTCCACCACCCAGAGGTAGAGCTGGCTATTCCCAGAGGGGGGCACCAATGGGACCGCCAAGAGGAGCCCGGGGTGGGAGAGGGGGTCCCGCCCAGCAACAGAGAGGACGTGGTGCTCGCGGAGCCAGGGGCAACCGTGGGGGCAACGTGGGAGGCAAGAGAAAGGCAGACGGGTACAACCAGCCTGATTCCAAGCGCCGGCAGACCAACAACCAGCAGAACTGGGGCTCTCAGCCTATCGCCCAGCAGCCGCTTCAGCAAGGTGGTGACTATGCCGGTAACTATGGTTACAATAATGACAACCAGGAATTTTATCAGGATACTTACGGGCAACAGTGGAAGTAA
- the HNRNPR gene encoding heterogeneous nuclear ribonucleoprotein R isoform X3 — MKTYRQREKQGSKVQESTKGPDEAKIKALLERTGYTLDVTTGQRKYGGPPPDTVYSGSQPGIGTEVFVGKIPRDLYEDELVPLFEKAGPIWDLRLMMDPLSGQNRGYAFITFCSKDAAQEAVKLCDNYEIRPGKHLGVCISVANNRLFVGSIPKNKTKENILEEFSKVTEGLVDVILYHQPDDKKKNRGFCFLEYEDHKSAAQARRRLMSGKVKVWGNIVTVEWADPVEEPDPEVMAKVKVLFVRNLATTVTEELLEKSFSEFGKLERVKKLKDYAFVHFEDRGAAVKAMNEMNGKEIEGEEIEIVLAKPPDKKRKERQAARQASRSTAYEDYYYYPPPRMPPPIRGRGRGGRGGYGYPPDYYGYEDYYDDYYGYDYHDYRGGYEDPYYGYDDGYAIRGRGGGRGGRGAPPPPRGRGAPPPRGRAGYSQRGAPMGPPRGARGGRGGPAQQQRGRGARGARGNRGGNVGGKRKADGYNQPDSKRRQTNNQQNWGSQPIAQQPLQQGGDYAGNYGYNNDNQEFYQDTYGQQWK; from the exons ATGAAGACctacagacagagagagaaacaaggaAGTAAAGTTCAAGAGTCAACAAAGGGACCAGATGAAGCGAAGATTAAG gcTTTGCTGGAGAGAACGGGCTATACTTTGGATGTGACCACAGGGCAAAGGAAATATGGCGGCCCTCCTCCAGATACTGTCTACTCTGGTTCCCAGCCCGGCATTGGCACAGAG GTTTTTGTTGGCAAAATCCCCAGGGACTTATATGAGGATGAATTGGTGCCTCTGTTTGAGAAAGCGGGCCCAATTTGGGACTTGCGGCTCATGATGGATCCCCTTTCTGGTCAGAACAGAGGCTACGCTTTCATCACTTTCTGCAGCAAGGATGCAGCACAAGAAGCTGTCAAGTTG TGTGACAACTACGAAATCCGTCCTGGCAAACACCTTGGTGTATGCATCTCCGTGGCAAACAATAGACTGTTTGTTGGATCGATTCCAAAAAACAAGACCAAGGAAAACATACTAGAAGAGTTCAGTAAAGTAACAG AGGGTTTGGTGGATGTCATCTTGTATCATCAACCTGACGATAAAAAGAAGAATCGTGGATTCTGCTTCCTGGAATACGAGGATCACAAATCAGCAGCTCAAGCTCGGCGTCGGCTGATGAGCGGGAAAGTAAAGGTCTGGGGAAATATTGTTACTGTGGAATGGGCTGATCCAGTCGAGGAACCTGATCCAGAAGTCATGGCAAAG GTGAAAGTTCTCTTTGTGAGAAATTTGGCCACTACAGTAACAGAGGAGTTACTGGAGAAATCCTTTTCAGAGTTTGGAAAGCTGGAAAGAGTGAAGAAACTAAAAGACTATGCTTTTGTCCATTTTGAGGATAGGGGGGCAGCTGTCAAG GCTATGAATGAAATGAATGGAAAAGAGATAGAGGGGGAAGAAATTGAAATAGTGTTAGCCAAGCCTCCagataaaaaaaggaaagaacgTCAGGCCGCCAGACAAGCCTCCAGAAGTACTGC GTATGAAGATTACTATTACTATCCTCCCCCTCGTATGCCACCACCTATTAGGGGGCGAGGTCGTGGAGGGAGAGGCGGCTATGGCTATCCCCCAGATTACTATGGCTACGAAGATTATTATGATGATTATTATGGCTATGACTATCACGACTACCGTGGTGGCTATGAAGACCCTTACTACGGATACGATGATGGCTATGCTataagaggaagaggaggaggaaggggtggGCGAGGCGCACCTCCACCACCTAGGGGGCGGGGAGCTCCACCACCCAGAGGTAGAGCTGGCTATTCCCAGAGGGGGGCACCAATGGGACCGCCAAGAGGAGCCCGGGGTGGGAGAGGGGGTCCCGCCCAGCAACAGAGAGGACGTGGTGCTCGCGGAGCCAGGGGCAACCGTGGGGGCAACGTGGGAGGCAAGAGAAAGGCAGACGGGTACAACCAGCCTGATTCCAAGCGCCGGCAGACCAACAACCAGCAGAACTGGGGCTCTCAGCCTATCGCCCAGCAGCCGCTTCAGCAAGGTGGTGACTATGCCGGTAACTATGGTTACAATAATGACAACCAGGAATTTTATCAGGATACTTACGGGCAACAGTGGAAGTAA